The Nitrosomonas communis genome has a segment encoding these proteins:
- a CDS encoding class I SAM-dependent methyltransferase, which yields MTKLLISTNTIPEEWDETTYLCNNPDVVKAIQLGIFSSGYDHFKKHGYYEKRSAASYTQNVVSQKFHFIEDYRNLVRNLMEQYPLDEAMSRAIGGNFVAWGQIERQLLIHFGLLPNHTLIDIGCGSGRLAKAMIPYLKNGTYLGTDIVDELLDYAKKDCPFNWQFQNVENISIPYPSKCADFCVFFSVFTHLLPEEIYCYLIEAQRVIKDDGMIIFSFLEYSQNWDVFEATYSNILSGKSNVHLNTFIGRDAIECWADRLGLSIESITAGNKPFILLPQPVSLDDGRVIEGLQAFGQSVCALKKSSAATFPKAISPIATPPKFTSPEVTKVPAIPASLSEQLRIIGNAQDTAFLYVFESCEASTIQEDMVYLSHVGKNGEAGYITLANGNPKAVSSGATGGYSIRLPHQIETAASGHRITVSVIARAASRDQSSFAVAYSTNEVGNSGWRWFNAGPEWSIYTMEYNVPVMKEGRGDFVGVLPDREGNPGTEFYCLAITIS from the coding sequence ATGACTAAACTTTTAATTTCTACAAACACTATCCCAGAAGAATGGGATGAGACTACTTATCTTTGCAACAATCCTGATGTTGTTAAAGCTATACAACTAGGCATATTCAGCTCCGGTTATGATCATTTTAAGAAACATGGTTACTACGAGAAACGAAGTGCTGCTTCATATACACAAAATGTTGTTAGCCAGAAATTTCATTTTATTGAAGATTATCGAAACTTAGTAAGAAATTTAATGGAGCAGTATCCACTGGATGAGGCTATGTCACGTGCTATCGGGGGAAACTTTGTTGCATGGGGTCAAATCGAAAGACAATTGCTCATTCACTTTGGTCTGTTGCCAAATCATACACTTATTGATATCGGCTGTGGTTCGGGGCGTTTGGCAAAAGCTATGATTCCTTATTTAAAAAATGGAACATATTTAGGAACCGATATTGTTGATGAGTTGCTCGATTACGCAAAAAAAGATTGCCCTTTTAATTGGCAATTTCAGAATGTTGAGAATATCTCTATTCCTTACCCCAGTAAATGTGCAGACTTTTGTGTTTTCTTCTCAGTATTTACGCATTTACTTCCCGAAGAAATCTACTGTTATTTAATTGAAGCTCAAAGGGTTATCAAAGATGATGGCATGATAATTTTTTCATTCTTGGAATATTCCCAAAATTGGGATGTTTTCGAAGCTACTTACTCTAATATTCTTTCTGGTAAATCTAATGTTCATTTGAATACATTTATTGGCCGCGATGCCATCGAATGCTGGGCAGATCGGTTAGGTTTGTCAATCGAGTCAATTACTGCAGGAAATAAGCCATTTATCTTATTACCTCAGCCAGTTAGTCTTGATGATGGTAGAGTAATTGAAGGGTTACAAGCATTTGGTCAGTCTGTGTGTGCACTGAAAAAATCCTCGGCAGCTACGTTCCCCAAAGCTATTTCTCCTATAGCTACTCCTCCTAAATTTACTTCTCCTGAAGTAACGAAAGTACCAGCAATACCGGCCAGTCTGTCAGAACAACTGCGCATAATAGGTAATGCTCAAGATACCGCTTTTCTTTACGTTTTTGAAAGTTGTGAGGCATCAACCATTCAGGAAGATATGGTCTATTTAAGTCATGTCGGCAAGAATGGCGAAGCTGGCTATATTACTCTTGCAAATGGTAACCCTAAAGCTGTATCCAGTGGGGCAACGGGTGGTTACAGTATCCGCCTTCCTCATCAAATCGAAACTGCTGCCAGCGGTCATCGTATCACTGTCAGTGTCATTGCCCGTGCTGCCAGTAGAGATCAATCGAGCTTTGCTGTAGCCTACTCAACCAATGAGGTTGGTAATTCCGGCTGGCGCTGGTTCAATGCAGGGCCAGAATGGTCAATTTATACCATGGAGTACAATGTGCCCGTCATGAAAGAAGGCCGTGGCGATTTTGTAGGCGTTTTACCTGACAGGGAAGGTAATCCAGGTACCGAATTTTATTGTTTGGCTATAACTATCTCCTGA
- a CDS encoding LysR family transcriptional regulator, protein MIIFREVIRAGGFSVAARKLNQPKASVSRAVQRLEDDLAVRLIQRTTRSLHLTEAGVLLFEQANASLQQIGDVLCRIKNMHEQPEGHLKITMPVEFGMFFMGSLIADFMQLYPRVHVQVDLSSRLVNLIEEGFDLALRMGAGALEDSSLVARKLGELSLRFYASPYYLGKHGRPDTLQTLTKHESILFRHTHQQTIQASCLSHKKVPDSRTEIQLHGKLSVDHYSVMKDAAVAGAGIALMPPFMCHAEVLAGQLVNILEQYIVETDQLFLVYPTRKHLPAAVKVLLDFMSERLLSHPLLNLEQSNEIHA, encoded by the coding sequence TTGATCATATTTAGAGAAGTCATCCGCGCAGGCGGTTTCAGCGTCGCTGCACGCAAATTGAATCAGCCCAAAGCGTCAGTCAGTCGAGCCGTTCAACGGCTGGAAGATGATCTGGCTGTTCGCCTGATCCAGCGTACTACACGCAGCTTACACCTGACAGAAGCGGGTGTGCTGCTGTTTGAGCAGGCGAATGCTTCGCTGCAGCAAATTGGGGATGTGCTGTGCCGTATCAAAAATATGCATGAGCAACCTGAAGGTCACTTGAAGATCACCATGCCGGTAGAATTTGGCATGTTTTTTATGGGTAGCTTGATTGCGGATTTCATGCAGCTTTACCCGCGCGTGCATGTGCAGGTGGATCTTTCCTCACGCCTGGTCAATTTAATTGAGGAAGGATTTGATCTGGCGCTGCGCATGGGTGCAGGCGCATTAGAAGATTCAAGTCTGGTCGCCAGAAAACTGGGCGAACTGTCGCTCAGGTTTTACGCCAGTCCTTACTATCTGGGCAAGCATGGTCGTCCGGATACATTGCAGACATTGACCAAACATGAAAGCATTCTATTTCGTCATACTCACCAGCAAACAATTCAAGCGAGCTGTCTCTCTCATAAAAAAGTACCGGATAGCCGCACTGAGATTCAACTTCATGGCAAGCTGAGCGTAGATCACTATAGTGTCATGAAAGATGCTGCAGTGGCTGGCGCGGGCATTGCCTTGATGCCACCCTTTATGTGTCATGCTGAAGTACTGGCCGGTCAATTGGTGAATATCCTTGAGCAATATATTGTGGAGACCGATCAATTGTTTCTGGTTTATCCTACCCGTAAACATCTACCCGCAGCCGTCAAAGTCCTGCTTGATTTTATGAGCGAGCGTTTGCTCTCCCATCCATTACTGAACCTGGAACAGTCCAATGAAATTCATGCATAG
- a CDS encoding c-type cytochrome — translation MKKITLLLATIGLASLMGCTKTDNYTPAATASGEEIFSMNCTKCHKPNTDGSVLVLDPAMANKDAIIKKVQTGSMGMTAFPNIQGEPADRLAEYVLTNSRTK, via the coding sequence ATGAAAAAAATAACTTTACTCTTAGCAACCATAGGATTGGCAAGTTTGATGGGTTGTACCAAGACTGATAATTACACACCCGCGGCGACCGCCAGTGGTGAGGAGATATTCAGCATGAACTGTACTAAATGCCACAAACCCAATACGGATGGGAGTGTGTTGGTGCTGGACCCTGCCATGGCAAATAAAGACGCCATCATCAAAAAAGTACAAACAGGCAGTATGGGCATGACTGCCTTCCCTAACATCCAGGGTGAGCCAGCAGATCGTTTGGCTGAATACGTTCTCACCAACAGCAGAACCAAGTAA
- a CDS encoding DUF4214 domain-containing protein, translating into MSFHLYRINELYSNSDGSIQFIEMSVGDFNAESFWNNQSISVTQGSTTNTFSFPADLPNTSTANTSVLIATQGFANLGVATPDFIIPDGFLFTNGSATVNFADVDAVTYNALPLDGTNSIDRDGAIAVNSPKNFAGEAGTIAGEAGTVQSNTIVGTDGADTLTGTDGNDFLNGLGGDDSLDGGAGADTAVYSGNSSAFDINATASGFSVSGPEGNDTLVNMERFDFQDKNLAFDLAQGQAAGNTVRLIGAAFDTQNITPEFVATGLQLFDSGRSMLEVSQLAIDTPQFASLAGSSSNADFVNLVYQNVVGAPPSAEERDFYVGLLQGDGGSMTQAELLVLAANSAVNETNINLVGLSQSGVEYAG; encoded by the coding sequence ATGTCATTTCACCTATATCGCATCAACGAACTTTATTCGAATTCAGACGGTTCTATTCAATTTATAGAAATGTCAGTGGGTGATTTTAATGCAGAATCATTCTGGAACAATCAGAGTATTTCTGTGACGCAAGGTAGCACAACCAACACTTTCAGCTTTCCTGCCGATCTTCCTAATACCTCTACTGCCAATACGAGCGTACTGATCGCAACACAAGGCTTCGCTAATCTGGGCGTTGCCACGCCAGATTTCATTATTCCTGATGGATTTTTGTTTACCAATGGTAGCGCAACTGTCAATTTTGCCGATGTCGACGCGGTCACTTACAATGCGCTACCACTCGATGGCACGAACTCAATCGACCGCGATGGTGCCATCGCAGTTAACTCACCTAAAAATTTTGCGGGAGAAGCTGGCACAATTGCGGGAGAAGCTGGAACCGTTCAAAGTAATACAATAGTAGGGACCGATGGCGCGGACACGCTTACTGGCACTGACGGGAACGATTTTTTAAACGGTCTTGGCGGAGATGATTCTCTGGATGGTGGAGCCGGTGCGGATACTGCGGTCTACAGCGGCAACAGCTCGGCATTTGACATCAATGCAACTGCATCCGGCTTCAGTGTGAGCGGACCGGAAGGTAATGACACGCTCGTCAACATGGAACGGTTCGATTTCCAGGATAAAAATCTGGCATTTGATCTTGCTCAGGGCCAAGCTGCTGGTAATACGGTGCGCCTCATTGGAGCGGCCTTTGACACACAGAACATTACCCCTGAATTCGTGGCTACCGGCTTACAGCTATTTGATAGTGGCCGATCGATGCTGGAAGTCAGTCAGTTAGCCATCGATACCCCGCAGTTCGCTTCGCTAGCCGGTTCGTCCAGCAATGCCGATTTCGTTAACCTGGTTTACCAAAACGTAGTCGGTGCACCGCCTTCAGCAGAGGAGCGAGATTTCTATGTTGGTTTGTTGCAAGGTGATGGCGGCTCCATGACTCAGGCTGAGCTGTTGGTGTTAGCGGCCAACTCCGCTGTGAATGAGACCAATATCAATCTCGTTGGCTTAAGCCAAAGCGGAGTTGAGTACGCCGGCTAA
- a CDS encoding DoxX family protein: MFQAIHNTITRFLTQATVANILFPLARVLLASIFVMAGYGKLGMGYEGTAQYMASMGVPSLLLPLTIALELGGGIALILGWQTRAIALLLAGFSIVTGIIFHAGSAEQIQQIMLMKNLGIAGGLLVLALAGAGRLSLDRKLYGDGV; the protein is encoded by the coding sequence ATGTTTCAAGCCATTCACAACACCATAACCCGTTTTTTGACCCAAGCTACCGTAGCCAATATATTATTCCCATTGGCGCGTGTCTTGCTCGCATCTATTTTTGTTATGGCCGGCTATGGCAAGCTGGGTATGGGCTATGAAGGGACAGCCCAGTATATGGCCAGCATGGGAGTGCCCTCCTTGTTATTACCCTTGACTATCGCACTTGAGCTGGGGGGCGGTATAGCATTGATACTCGGCTGGCAAACACGCGCTATAGCGTTGTTGCTCGCTGGATTTTCGATTGTCACCGGCATTATTTTTCATGCAGGCTCAGCCGAGCAGATCCAGCAAATCATGCTGATGAAAAATCTCGGTATAGCAGGGGGCTTGCTGGTGCTTGCTTTAGCCGGTGCGGGGCGTTTGTCATTAGACCGCAAACTGTATGGTGATGGCGTCTAA
- a CDS encoding diacylglycerol/lipid kinase family protein produces MRPRAHLIINAKSGVGKGSTLAQEFKNICEELNYELVEYIIHNPEELEQKSQTAVEQALDTSDVVIAAGGDGTIRSVAQAAYGKNIRFAIVPCGTFNFFARAHHIPEDHLAAFRLALTGLPRPVRLGLINEQVFLINASLGVYAKAIKDRERSTSRFGRYQLVVIISTILSFFSKHRLLKVDLHTGDKLATVYTPTIFIGNNALQLRNLALNVAHCMKVNLLAAVMVKPVTKSEIIRIIFRGIFKTLENEENLESFCVDSLTIHTRKPSNLVALDGEIMSMNSPLHINALPGALNMVLPADTSLTGEL; encoded by the coding sequence ATGAGACCGCGTGCCCATCTTATCATTAACGCAAAATCAGGAGTTGGCAAAGGCTCAACATTAGCTCAAGAGTTTAAAAACATCTGCGAGGAGCTTAATTATGAGCTTGTCGAGTATATCATACATAATCCTGAGGAGCTTGAACAAAAAAGCCAAACTGCTGTAGAACAGGCATTGGATACTTCCGATGTTGTGATAGCTGCTGGCGGTGATGGGACAATACGTAGTGTTGCACAAGCAGCGTATGGAAAAAATATACGCTTTGCCATTGTGCCTTGCGGAACTTTTAATTTCTTCGCACGTGCCCATCATATTCCTGAAGATCATCTGGCGGCATTCCGCCTGGCACTGACAGGGCTGCCTCGGCCAGTCAGATTAGGTTTAATAAATGAGCAAGTGTTCTTGATTAATGCTAGCTTAGGTGTCTATGCTAAAGCGATTAAAGATCGCGAACGTAGTACCAGCCGTTTTGGTCGATATCAATTAGTCGTTATTATTTCCACGATCCTTAGTTTTTTTAGTAAACACCGCTTACTTAAAGTAGATTTGCATACCGGAGATAAGCTTGCTACGGTATATACCCCTACGATTTTTATTGGTAATAATGCCCTGCAACTACGCAACCTTGCCCTGAATGTGGCTCATTGTATGAAGGTTAATCTTTTAGCGGCTGTCATGGTGAAACCGGTTACTAAATCTGAAATTATCAGAATTATTTTTAGAGGAATATTTAAAACGCTGGAAAATGAAGAAAACCTCGAATCCTTCTGCGTTGACTCTCTAACTATTCATACACGTAAGCCATCAAATTTGGTTGCCTTGGATGGGGAAATCATGAGTATGAATTCACCTCTTCATATCAATGCTCTGCCGGGAGCTCTCAACATGGTTTTACCGGCCGACACATCATTGACTGGTGAGCTTTAA
- a CDS encoding metallophosphoesterase family protein: MSLLRIAHLSDPHFGTTRLDVVDGLLNILKKIQPTLILLTGDITQRARANQFKAAKDFVDQLGPAAVIAVPGNHDISLGNIYARIFHPYKGYKNIFKQKLEQHIVLEDLCITCLNSTSRWRHIQGDFQNSYLEKQFQENYSYCKVRIVAFHHPMDCAKHVDDKNLLKSRNHAIALFERHKVDMIVSGHIHDPYVSLSEDRYPHIQRKMILSVAGTCLSSRTRAGAPNSFNLIEINTDLIPSITLTRFDMDLWFHFSPKETHRFSRDPNLSWNREPSSWAGNLTEHPRQ; this comes from the coding sequence ATGAGTTTATTACGAATAGCTCATCTTTCCGATCCTCATTTCGGGACAACACGTCTAGATGTGGTAGATGGGTTACTTAACATTTTAAAGAAAATTCAACCAACCTTAATTCTTCTGACAGGTGATATCACTCAACGAGCACGGGCTAATCAATTTAAAGCCGCCAAAGATTTCGTTGATCAGCTTGGACCAGCGGCTGTAATTGCCGTGCCTGGCAATCACGATATATCTCTCGGAAATATTTATGCGCGCATTTTTCATCCCTACAAAGGATATAAAAACATCTTTAAACAAAAACTGGAACAACATATTGTTTTGGAGGACCTCTGTATCACATGCTTAAATTCAACCAGCCGTTGGCGGCACATACAAGGTGACTTTCAAAATTCCTACCTTGAAAAGCAGTTTCAGGAAAATTATTCTTACTGTAAAGTACGCATCGTCGCATTTCATCACCCTATGGACTGCGCTAAACATGTTGATGACAAAAATTTACTTAAGAGTCGTAATCATGCTATTGCTCTTTTTGAGCGCCATAAGGTAGATATGATTGTTTCCGGTCATATTCATGATCCCTATGTCAGCTTATCTGAGGATCGCTATCCTCATATTCAGCGGAAAATGATTCTTTCTGTGGCGGGTACTTGTCTTTCATCGCGAACTCGAGCTGGAGCTCCAAATTCTTTTAATTTGATTGAAATCAATACGGATCTGATTCCCAGCATTACGTTAACCCGTTTTGACATGGACTTATGGTTTCATTTTAGCCCCAAAGAAACCCACCGTTTTAGCCGCGATCCCAACTTAAGTTGGAATCGCGAGCCATCTTCTTGGGCGGGGAATCTGACCGAACACCCTAGGCAATGA
- a CDS encoding TMEM165/GDT1 family protein — protein MDYKLLFTVFTAVFIAELGDKTQLATMLFAADKDVSKITIFFGASLALILTSAIGVLLGG, from the coding sequence ATGGACTACAAATTATTGTTCACTGTTTTTACTGCTGTGTTTATTGCTGAATTAGGGGATAAGACTCAATTAGCCACGATGCTATTTGCGGCAGATAAGGACGTAAGCAAAATAACCATATTTTTCGGCGCTTCATTGGCACTGATATTGACTTCGGCCATTGGGGTGTTGCTTGGCGGGTAA
- a CDS encoding sodium:proline symporter — MNPPAKFLTAALYAGVAASVLSTVAQILLWGLFWDALPTILYRDARFAAAIILGQKVLLPPATLDWQVMLIATGIHLVLSIIYAIALSWLIRPLALKASLIVGGLFGVGLFIVNMYGFVHIFPWFVETRDWITVAAHIVFGFSAAAVYKLLAR, encoded by the coding sequence ATGAATCCGCCAGCAAAATTCCTGACAGCTGCGCTTTATGCCGGGGTGGCTGCGTCAGTATTATCAACTGTCGCTCAAATCCTGCTGTGGGGGTTATTCTGGGATGCGCTGCCTACGATTTTATATCGCGATGCACGTTTTGCTGCTGCGATCATTCTGGGGCAGAAAGTGTTGCTCCCACCGGCAACCCTGGATTGGCAGGTGATGCTGATCGCGACAGGAATCCACCTTGTCTTATCAATTATCTATGCGATCGCACTGTCCTGGTTGATTCGTCCGCTCGCCTTAAAAGCTTCGTTGATTGTGGGTGGCTTATTTGGTGTGGGCTTATTTATCGTAAATATGTATGGTTTTGTCCATATTTTTCCGTGGTTTGTAGAAACGCGGGACTGGATTACGGTAGCTGCCCATATCGTGTTTGGTTTTTCTGCTGCTGCGGTGTATAAGTTATTAGCCAGGTAA
- a CDS encoding pirin family protein, with protein MLEIRSANARGISDLEWLYSQHTFSFGSYQDSEQMGFSDLLVINEDRVQPARGFAPHSHDNMEIFSYVLEGALEHRDSMETASIIRPGDVQIMSAGTGITHSEDNASAYEPVHFLQIWIVPDRLGVKPRYQQHHFDPAKKRGCLHLIISPHGEHRSLSIHQDVRVFAGLFDGDEQFTLPLPENRYAYVHVARGLIELNNYPMGAGDGMRVRDERELRFDHGQAAEVLVFDLRPKELPYER; from the coding sequence ATGTTAGAGATTAGATCTGCAAACGCGCGGGGTATTTCTGACCTTGAGTGGTTATATTCGCAACATACGTTTTCGTTTGGTAGCTATCAGGATTCTGAGCAAATGGGATTTTCCGATTTGCTGGTGATCAATGAGGACCGCGTGCAGCCTGCACGTGGTTTTGCCCCTCATTCACATGACAATATGGAGATTTTTTCCTATGTGCTGGAGGGCGCGCTTGAGCATCGGGATTCGATGGAAACCGCCTCCATCATTCGCCCGGGAGATGTACAGATAATGAGTGCTGGCACGGGGATCACCCATAGTGAAGATAATGCTTCAGCGTATGAGCCAGTCCATTTTCTGCAAATCTGGATAGTTCCTGACCGGCTGGGGGTGAAGCCGCGCTATCAACAACACCATTTTGATCCAGCTAAAAAACGAGGATGTCTGCATTTGATCATTTCACCGCATGGTGAACATCGATCGCTTTCGATCCATCAGGATGTGCGTGTATTTGCAGGGTTATTTGACGGGGATGAACAATTTACCTTGCCGCTGCCAGAAAACCGCTATGCCTATGTGCATGTTGCCCGTGGTCTAATTGAACTGAACAACTACCCTATGGGGGCAGGTGATGGGATGCGGGTGCGAGATGAACGAGAACTTCGGTTTGATCACGGTCAGGCTGCTGAGGTATTGGTCTTCGATTTAAGGCCAAAAGAGCTGCCTTATGAGAGATAA